ACTCTCATGCATTTAATCACTCAACTCTTTTCCATTATAATGTCAAAGTCAACCGTTAAGTTTACTCAAGTCAGGGGGTACAATGGACCCAGGGAAGGTGTTGGCTGGTCAAGATTGGCCTGTTCCACGATCTATTAAGGCTGTAAGGGGTTTCTGAGGCCCTATGGAGAATTATAGATGTTTCATTAAAGATTATGGGAAGATTGCAAGGCCTTTGACAGATTTATTAGATAAAGGGCAGCTTGTATGGTCTGCTCAATGTACCAAAGCTATGAATATCTTGCAAACAACATTAACTACAACACCAGTACTTGTTTTACCAGATTTCTCTCAAACATTTCATGTTGAATGTGATGCTGTAGGTAGGGGTATTGGGGTTGTTTTGTCTCAAAATCGTCGGCCTATTGCTTATTTTAGCAAGGCTATAAGTGATTCTTGTTTCTCCAAGTTTATTTATGAGAAGGAACTAATGGCCTTGGTGCTAGCAATTCAACATTGGAGACCTTATTTACTTGGGCAGCGATTTGTGTTTCCTGTGGCTTTTCGCCTCCGGCTGCCATTGACGACCCGAATTCATCCTGTCTTCCATGTCTCTCAACTTAAAGATGCCATAGGTACCCATCAACTTGAACGGGACCTTCCAGCAGAGCTCTTTTCAAGGTCTTGGTTTCTAGGGTGCAACAACTCCGTGGGATATCATCCTTCATCTTCTTATTCAATGGAATTCGGGAGGACCTGAAGGCGCTATGTGGGAAGATGAAGGGACCATTCGTGATCAATTCCTAGActttcaccttgaggacaaggttgttcgGAATCTGGAGAGTATTGATAAGACCTTTAAGGTGTATGTTAAGAAGAAGGTTCAAAATCAGAAGTTTCATGACATTTAACGGTGGTTGGGCAGTTTAGGGGTGGTTAGAGGTAGCTATTAAGTTTAGTAAGGGTTATCTTTTAAGGAGGAAATGGTTCCTCCTAGTGGGTGTGTTGTATTTTCTTAAGTTTGGACAGGGTTTATCTTGTATGAAGGGATTTATTTCCCTTGGATGCTGTTGAATGTTCCCTTAATTACGTTTTCCATTAATGTTAATGTGAACTTACGTTGAATGGTTAGTTTTGAGTGTTTAATCCTAATATATGATCTATAGATTGGTTTCTTACTCTTAAGAAACCTAACAGACAACCAGGAGTGGGTTAAATTAAACTAGACGGTGTGTCAGGAAGACACCAGAAGCGTCTAGgaataccaggagtggtgaagaatactgtACAACTAGGAGTGGGTAAAACTCAACTAGTCAGAGTAACATTGATTACTCAGTTTGACTAGGGATACCAAGTGTGTTTAGAATCTCAAATGtactttattgaatatttaatgtaaCCCTCTAAATAGAGATGAACTGGACGTAACTCTATcgagtgaactagtataaaaatctttTGTGTTAAAGTTTATTTAGTAAACGACTAACTCTCTATGGAAATAGTTTCCAAACACACAAGTCAACATGTCTTCAACGAGCATTAATTTTTATCTACAAATATCTTGGAAAATAAGTTTGAAGTTGGTGCtataaacaatatcaacaaaataacGTTTATAGATGAAACACATCTAGCTTACAAGTTCATCGTACATCACGATTAGTCTTATAGTCGCAAAAAGGAGTTAtgaaaacactattcaacctcCTTTCCAGTGTTATCCAGCAACCtcatgtatatgtatatacatatgtgtatatgtatatacatattgtatgtgtatatatgttTGTGCGACATTATTGAAGTCTGACAGTAAAGACTTTGTAGGAGAGCTCACCCTCTTGGACCCTCGTCCTTCCTTCCCTGGGGTGGAACCaagtaaggaaaaaaaaaaacaaattctatCACATATAAGTACGCTTATTGGTAATGTATGAGCGAACTGTTGCACATGGGTGCATTGGGTCTTCTACTACTGAATGTTTGAGATGCAATAGAAGTGCTATTTTTTAATGCTTTATTATATCAGATCCTTGCTATGATGTAAATTATTTTCCCTCTCATCAGGTTTGTGTGTAATTGAATGTTCAGGTCATGCGTTCCAATCATGACGACGAACATACTTTCAAGGAGTTTAACCCAGTGCAGTGGACATTTGACAATCCACCCAGGGTGAGGTGTTGACATTTTTGCTGTAGAATTTCTGTGTATTGACAAGAATATCTCTGAACGGAAGCTGATCtatcattattttgaatttctttggaAGGTGTTTGTATGCACccttcaaatataaattttatcattggTATTTGCACTCATCTTCTTTTCAGATTCTTGTACCAATTGCTAATGGTTCTGAGGAAATGGAAGCTGTGATCATCATTGATATTTTGCGAAGAGCAAAGGCAAATGTTGTGGTTGCTTCTGTTGAGGATTATCTAGAGATTGTGGCATCACGCAATGTTAAACTGGTGGCAGACATGCTCCTTGACGAAGCAGCCAAACTTTCATATGACCTTATTGTCTTACCTGTAAGATGTCTTCTTATTTTTGTCCAAGTATTGAATTAGTACATAACATTTAGTTTAcgtatatattcaatttttaacaGGGTGGACTTGGTGGTGCCCAAGCATTTGGGAACTCAGAAACCTTGGTGAAATTGCTGGAAAAACAAAGAGAATCAAACAAATACTATGGAGCAATTTGTGCATCGCCCGCCTTAGTCTTGGAGCGCCATGGTTTGCTCAAGGTATCTGTTTTCTGGGTCAATCCATGATCCTAAGCATGATTTAGTAAAATGACAATATACGTGCAATTCTCTTAGTTGCATGTAACTTGATATAAGTACTTTTGGTTTGGTTTTCTGTaatcaatttggtcatttggCCTGCAACAATCAGCAAGGTTTAGAAAAACATGCCTGACAAACTGCACATGATGTTGAAGTTCATTTAGACACTTTCTGTTGCTAATTCCCCTGTAGAGTCCTCATTCTAATTATTTTGTGGTTATAAAATGCTTGCTTGCCCTAAATATTTCCTTGAACTTTATTTCAAATGTATGCTTTTCCGATTGCCCCACGGTGTTAATTCGAGACAtggttctttattttcttcaatacAGGGTAAAAAGGCCACTGCCTATCCTGCAATGTGCGACAGGTTATCTGATCAGAGTGAAGTAGAAAACAGAGTGGTAGTTGATGGGAATCTCATTACCAGTAGAGGCCCAGGAACCTCCATTGAGTTTGCATTAGCTATTGTGGAGAAGCTGTTTGGACGCCAGTTATCTTTAGAACTTGCAAAGGCACTAGTGTTCGCGCGCCCTTAAGATTTTTGAATACgaacattattatatatttgtgtaTGAATAATTGAGTACTTGTCCTCGGCTTGTTCCCTGAGTTGTAAAAAAACGCGAAGAAAGTGTTTGTTGGTAACCTTGATTTGTCTTTGGTAGTTGCTTTTCATATGTTGTGGaatctaaattacttaaaagaaaaaatatattttcactcACAACCCTTAGATAACaatattatgataatattaatatatatatgtcaCATTAGACTTGTCAAGATAGGATAGGTAATATATCACTATTCTTGCTTAAATGGAAGGGGAGAGTTCCACTGGATCTATGTCGTGGTTATAATGCTGGTTTAGACAGGGAGatgttgattttctttattGCTTTTGGTTGAATCTATACATTTTaccttataaattaaaatatacaacttATGGATAGGCTCAGAGTTATATTGCAtttccttttttgttatttacttGGCAATTCCAAAAATACTGTCAAGACACCTGGCATTCTATCTGTTTCTAAAGATTTATACTAGAGTTTGAGaacaaaatgttttcaaattttctgaacaaatatttgaaatcaGGAAACAATTTGAAAGTAGGCGATTTTGTtgtaaaaatagtaataaaatgaaaacatgaaataaaaatgcGCAGGAATAACACACCCGAGGGAAAAAAATTGCCCATTCTCTTCATGGATGTTCACCTCTGAGAATCTTGAAAAGAATAGTTGTCCTTTTGGTAACACTGGAGTTTTGAGGTAGCAAAGGTGAGTTTGTGACTTGTATTTGTGTCACCACATGTCCACCTGCCCATAATCTGAACTGACATTGAATATTCAATCCGTCCATGATGTTAGAAATTCAATACATGTGCCCTGTTATGTTCTGTTTATAGTGGTCTGCAACTTCATTTTTGGAATGCATTGGTTACTTTCTGGTTGTTGGTAAGTGTACTCATTTCTGcagtgaagaaaagaaactgAATGATCATTTTTAGTTTCTATcgttctctttctttatttaatagttAAAGTATACACCATTTGGCTTCGAATAGAAAGCACTGTAAGTATTGCGTGCAAATAGTTGCATTACATATGAGGAATTCATAGCAGTTTTGAAAATtcagaagaataagaaaaaatattgatagCCTTTTTTTATTGGTACAAATAGTGATAGAGTTTTGCTGCATGTAAATATGAGCTATGCACTACCATTggttaaaaaacaataaaatccaTGGGAGGACTGTAACAAGTACCTAATACTATTGTAAATCTGATCTATTTTCTTGTCCTGTAGCATCTGaaccaaagaataaaaaagttaagCACTCTGTATCCCACTATGAAACTCAACATTACAGGCAAATTGCTCCATTTTTGTGAATCTTTCAGACCCTGTTGTCTTAAGAATTCAACTCCATGTAGTATGCATTTCCCATTGCTAATTTCTAAGCACCTCGTCTTCCCTCTCTCCCCACCATACTCATTAATCATAAGGCACTCAAATGGATACTTGAATAGGCTCAAATAGTGCATAAAAATCCAATAACTTGGTATTTTTTCCTCAGATATGAAATAACCtgagaataaaaagaaagacCCCATTAGACCTGCAATCACTGAGGTTCCCAGGATGAAATTTGGCACCAGAGCGCTGAAACAAGCCACAAGAGAATTGGACATGAGTAGAACCAACCAAACCACTAAGGAGAAGTAAAGGAAACCATCGATATCTTTCCTTAATCCTACAAGCCAATAAACTGGAGTAGAGAACAGAAGACCAACCAATAGAAGGAAGGGAAGGAACACAAGGGCATTAGCTAAAACATAGGAACAAACTCTATAAGCTCCTCCAGAGGTTTCTCTCATAAAAGTTCTTCTCTCATCCAAGAAAATAGGCAAGCCTTCTGTTGTAGATGATAACAAAAAGGTAAGGCTGAAAGCAAAGAAGCCACTCCTTGTTTGCAATGCTACATGACTTTGTTGATTGCCAACATTGAAAAAAATGCTCCCCAGAACAAAACCAGCTACTATGGCCTGTATGATTCTGGTGACAAACAATTGCCTGGTTCTGAATATGTTGCAGCAAAATCTTTGTCCTAGGATTGCAATCTCCTCCGTAGGAgaatttgaatatgaaattgcCTTTACTTTGACAACCTTAGAATGCTGCATTCTAATTTTATGATCTTGGTTGTCTTTGAGCAGAAACTGGTTGTCCCCAGATTCTGAAGTATGTATAACCAAGCTTTCCATGACATCAAGAGCAAACTCAAGGACATTGACATGGTCAGGAATGTGGTGTCCAGCTAACTTGAGTCTAGCTTCAAGAAGATTCAATGATCCATTATGCATCACAAATCCATCGGCCAGCAAAATGAGGCCATCAAACAGCTCTAAGATTCGGAAACCAGGTTGGTGGATCGTTAAGATAATTGTCTTACCTTGATTAAACGCCACAAGTCTAAGCAATGCGACTACATTAAGAGCTGATGCTGAATCCAACCCTGAAGTCGGTTCATCAATCAAAATAACAGCAGGATCATGAACCAAGTCCACACCAATAGAAACTCTACGCCTTTCTCCTCCGGATATACCGTGGTCTGTTCCACCTCCAATTCTTGAATCTGCAATATGGTCCAACCCAAGCTCCTTCATCAACTCTTCAACTCTGACGGCAGCAACTTTTCTTCCCCCAGGAAGCCTCAGCATGGCACTGTACATTAGTGTCTCTCTAACAGTCAGTGAAGGGAATAAAGCATCATCTTGTGTCACATACCCTGATGTTCTTCTAAACCAGTTCACATCCATAGGTCTATGATTGACAAGCACATGACCAGAAACTTTATTACATGGGGGTATTCTCCCTGCAAGAATCTCAAGCAGTGTGGTTTTTCCAGCTCCACTAGGACCAGCAATAGCAGTCAGCTCCCCTGGCCTTGCCTCACAATTCACATCCTTCAAAATGAACTTGGCACCTCTCCCTGGACTGGAACCAAAACAAAGACTTCTATACTCATCAAGTTGGCTGCACAACTTGTATGACAAGTTCCTGGTTTCTATTCTGTATGGAGTTTTTCTGGTGCATGAGATTGGTCTGAACGGTGACCCCATTGTGCGTTTGTATGCATGCAAAGTGATAGAAGAAATGCATGTATTGGCTATGTTATGTGAAGAAGAGGTGATCAGAGAGCAAGATAGGGAGATGAACTAACACACCAAACTGTGTGCCAGTTATAGGTTTTGTAATGCAAATGGGGTTTGACTCTTTGCACAAGGGGCTTGACTTGGTGTTCTCTTGTACTTCAATTGGTGTGTGGGATTTGGAAATAGTTTGGTTGAGTTACAGTGCTTCAAGAAAGCcaaagaaagatagaaagtaAACATAGAAAGTTTTTTTCTGGTGAACTGAACATTGACTGTTCTCTGTGTGTGTTTGGTTGCCCCACCATCTTCCCCCACATGCTGATGCAAGCAACTCAGAGTTTAGTTGGTAGAAGatcaaaattatcaaattcaGCTTTACAGGTTAACTGCAATCTTCACATGATTCACCATTTTCTGTTTAAGTCTTCATAATTCTGCTATTTCAAGAATGGTAAACTTCactttttaagagaaaaaaaaaaggaaaaaatatatttttacaccAATTTTTGGACACTGTTTTTACATTGCACACGTGtaaaaatgtgattggacgatttcaaattaaaaaaaaactttggtttttctcttccaaatatacccttatttcagtttttttaatttgaaatcatccaatcacattttgacacgtgtgcaatgtcaaaaattggtgttaaaatatcattttccaaaaaaaaattgtatattttatgttctaaactttatttttatctcaattaaTACTTAAACTTTATCCTTATGCATGTTAATTTATCTGCCTCGAAAAAATGTACTCCCTTTAAAACTTCAGCACCTGATTAATCAACTTAATTAAATGCCTCTTTATCGTGCACGTAATGTAAGAAACTGCTTTCtttaaccctaaccctaaattttaaattgagttgGTTTGAACAAAGTATAGTTTAGATCgcttcaaacataaaaaaatactcCATGAGAAATAAATGTCCactttacattaaaaaattgggaattagaaaaagataaataaaaaaataaaaagcccATAACagtgaatattaaaattatccttgatataaattaaatttgtctatttttttttcattttacctCTCAGatgatatcaaataattattctGTTTCCATAATATTTCTTTATGGTATGATAATATGAGTTGTAAGGGgagatttttagaaagaaaagaattgagagtaacttttatatttttaaatttatgagagttttgtgttatttttgcaacatcccaataaatatataacataagttACACTTCATTCttaggagttaacatgaataataagtGAGAACAATGAAGAATAAACTGAGAGGTGAAAGAGATAGGaacaatatcattaaaattaaaaccgTACAACAGTTAgattatatacaatatttacaaattagaccgaacggtcttagaTAGAGTTCATTGACCTAACAGCCAATCATCAAAAGGTTCCCTATACAGAATGATTTACAAAACACAAGGCAATTAAACAACTAaactaaggaccggacggtcctgcatAACGTTCAGGCACGGCCTCCACGGTTTGCTCAGCCTGCCTAGCATCCTCCAGAGTGTCTTCCAGGGTAGCTTCCAAGatatcctctgctcacatccaaaaggatgatcatggCCATGAAGAGAACAACCGAACGGACggataccgaacgacaacatagacaaagacacaacagataagggtaagcttatgtaaatttagtTTATCATTTCATCATACAAGTAAACATACGATACAATTCAACCAATCATGCAAGCATACCATTCCTATACATACATGCTACAGACCTCAAATCATGACCGACCACTatgacactgtccggacggtatgaacatgtagctcggtcgtccctagcacccggtgtggtgtagtaactgccTTTCCTTATCAACTgtcacccgaggttagtcctcaaacggttatctattcatataaccgcggacctcctgccattcccacacatgagtgacctttctctacctgagaaagcgtcctcacggaatatcaggatcaggacgacacctgagtcattcccacgttcatactttaccaatcatcaccaattcatgagacattcctccagtGGAATTCCNTTACTTAGCCAAATTCAATCAAGGTTCGTTATTACTTCCAAGCTGTTAGGGTGTTGAGAAAAGTACCAAATATCCAAGACTGAATTCTAAATAatagtgaccgaacggtttaatCGAAATGGGAAACTGAGTATCAAGAATTCAATTAAGTGGTCGGACGGTCATATCAAAGGTGAGACTGAATAACAGAAGAATGTTAAATGGTTGATAGGATGGTTTGGCAAAGAATGAGACCATAACTCAAGGGTTGACTATAAGTGATAGTCATCCGAACGGTTTGGCAAGAGTATCATAAAATAGGCACTAATAATGGTCGAAGGTTGGTCTATGACCAAACACTTGTCAGACCGGACgaattgagaaagaagaaactcTTTAAAGGAGTAAAAGGACTTTAGTCAAGTAAACTGGACGTCTCAATAATTAAAGGTTCACTAGACCGTTCAGTCATTAAGTGACCGGACGGTGTCAAAGGAAGAATATTAGATTTGCAAGTTTTATAATTTGAGTGTCAGCCTAAGGCTGAACACTGGGAAggccgaacgcttggtttatgaccaacGTTCCTAAATAACTATTGATAAAACAATTAGAGAAAACCAACTAAGTTTAGTAATTACACTAGGCCAAATAGTCCAAACAGACCGAACAGAAAAGGAagaaccgaacggtcctaatgaccttcgatctcagattcatattttctctaagtttcatacattTTTACCAAGTGCATACTTtaaaatcatacaattcatacaACAACATTTTACATATTATCAACCATTAAATCATACCTCATACAACAAAGTTTCGTACATTCAAATcatacaaagaaattataatttaactttataagcttcccttacctctaattccagctaagaCTTTAAAAGTAGGTTGGTAGGAACTATTTCTTCTAAGTTTCCCAAGGTTAGATGTAACCCAAAACCGGACGGTTCAAGTGAAAGAGGAGACCACCAGAAGTCTTCAGGTGTGATCTGAATGGTGATCGGAACAGTAGATAggttagaattttagagagaaggttgggaggtttagagagaaggaggagaatttgagatttcagaaagttgagtttgaggaagaagaagaagattgcatgcaaaagtggcgtcaggtttcattcttaccttaaatactgcctccaTTTCGAACGGTCGGCCAAATCCCAGCGtgacacctgacttccacttttTGGGGTTCACTACTCTGCTACTGCTACACGGATCACGAAGGAAGGGAATTAAAAGTTTGACAAAGTTTGTCTCCCACTCACCAGGGAAGAACCGGACGGTCGACAAGTGTAAATAAACGAGGTGTGACaattttcaaaagcaaaataatGAGAAAACAACTCCTAATACATCattttatatcttatattattaatatcattataatgaattcaaaattatttatgtaaaatgaaaatcttcCTCAGTTCTTTTTTACATCTTAACATACTTTCAAgtatttactttaaatttcCTTTACTTTgacttaaaaacattatatgaccatgcaaaaaataatattttcttaaaaataattaaatagtactttttttaaaaaaaatggataaattaGAGAATTATAAAATACGAAAAAataatttccttaaaaaaatcaaatagtttttttttaaaaaaaaggataaattagagaattataaaataagtaaacaaCTATTCAAGACATGAGAAATCAAAGGAGATCAATTATCACCATTTATAGGTTAAACATATAATATagctttttaaattatcaatttaacctctttaagtatttttttttatcaaattactTTTATAGATAAATATTGTGAAATTGATATATGGAGTTATGAATGAATTacttcaaacacttttaaatttgatttatgcatATGCCATATATTCTTAATTTGATCCTTCTACAGGTAatgtatttttacttttgttcatATATGCATTATCAATTATTACAtgaattaataatgttttatttttataagcaaaatttaaagtatttatgTATACATGGACCACTTAAAAAAACACTGTACATATAGAGATTAAATTATGAACAAACAATagcatgaaattaaaaatgcatatatgataatattaattCCTGTAAGAGCCaatccaatattttttttacatatataatttaaattgaaagtctacattaattataaaaactaaattatgtgTTTGACTAATTCAATTAACATACTAACtacatttttaaagtaaaaaataacatgatgagttttttttttttcttttaaatatccTACTTTTTTTCACACAATTATAAATTACTTAGATAAGTGTATATTTACTATGAagtatatatcaaataaattagcAAATTTCATAATCATTAACTTCATGGAATGTTCATGGGTGAAGTGTAAgatattaactaataaaaatgaagaaaataaataaataaataaatataaagacaaGATATTTTACAGTGTTTGGTTGTGCAACACATTCTAGAACCATCTCTCTATAAGACTGGAACAAACACagaaaaccctaaaccctttcATATCACTGTCTTCTTCTCAAACCCATCGAACTTTTCAACCATGGCTACTCAGATCCTCTCTCGTGTCTTCCCCAAAACCCTAACCCTAGCCCCCTTTCTCTCTCGCTCCTTCACCTCCCCTCCACCCTCTTCTCTCTCTGCCATCTCCTTCCTCCGTCGCATCTCCGTCGCTGCCAATCCCTCTCTCTGCCGCCTCCTCCTCCCCACCACGCCGTCCTTGCGCGCCCTCTCCACCCGCGCCACTACCTCCTCCCTCAACGACCCCAACCCTAACTGGTCCAATCGTCCCCCGAAAGAAACCATATTGCTCGATGGCTGCGACTTCGAACACTGGCTCGTCGTCATGGAGAAGCCTGAAGGTGATCCCACTCGCGACGAAATCATCGATAGCTACATCAAAACCTTGGCCAAGGTTGTCGGAAGGTAACGACAACAGCGTTAATCGctggtgttcttaattttatccaTGTTTTATGGATATTTCATGTGTTTCATTACTCGGTGTAGTTTTTTGTATTATGTTGGATTGTCCTAATATAATAGGAACAGAAAAAGGCACCTCTTTGATTTGTGGGTATGGTAAATAACttgattaagtttttatttatttatttttataattaacagAATGAGCTTTGTTTTTATGAtaagatgaatatttttttacataaaaaatggAAAGATGAACATAAATGAGCTATGTAGAAGTTGTCAAGGTTGAAGATGTGCATTTCGTACTTGGTTTTGGGCTGATTATTTCGAgtgtttgattttggtttttataGTGAAGAGGAAGCTAGGATGAAGATATATTCAGTTTCCACTAGGCATTACTTTGCGTTTGGGGCTCTTGTATCGGAAGAGCTTTCTTACAAGATTAAAGGTATCCGTGTTTTTGAACCTTCAGGATTTTGTTCGTATTTTTATGCTGATGAGGATTTCTTATGCATGGTTTGTTTTTGGTATTGCAGAATTGGAAGGTGTCCGGTGGGTGCTTCCTGATTCGTATTTGAATGTTAGGGAAAAGGATTATGGAGGTAAGTTCTGTTGTTCTGTTGTCTGCCTTTGTATGGTTGTTGTGACCGCGCCTTTAGTTACATAAATGTTTTTGGATAACATGAGCATAGTGTGGCATGTTATGATTGTTACAATGTTTCATAGTGGGTTAGGATGTTACTATTGATAGGATGTTTCATGGTGGGTTAGGACGTGAATTCTGCCTTGGAGCAACAAATGGCATAACTATGTGCcctaaatctttttctttccctgATCAGGTGAGCCCTTTATTAATGGGCAAGCAGTTCCTTATGATCCCAAATATCATGAA
This DNA window, taken from Vigna radiata var. radiata cultivar VC1973A chromosome 5, Vradiata_ver6, whole genome shotgun sequence, encodes the following:
- the LOC106762768 gene encoding protein DJ-1 homolog B; amino-acid sequence: MATSHKVLLPIAEGTEPMEAVIIADVLRRAGADVTVASASASLSVLARHDVKIVADALVSDVVGTSFDLVALPGGIPGVENLRDCKVLEGLVKKHVEEGQLYAAVCAAPAVVLGPWGLLNGLKATCFPTLMEKLASYAATTVESRVQVDGKLVTSRAPGTTMEFAVALVEQLMGKVKAEEVAGPLVMRSNHDDEHTFKEFNPVQWTFDNPPRILVPIANGSEEMEAVIIIDILRRAKANVVVASVEDYLEIVASRNVKLVADMLLDEAAKLSYDLIVLPGGLGGAQAFGNSETLVKLLEKQRESNKYYGAICASPALVLERHGLLKGKKATAYPAMCDRLSDQSEVENRVVVDGNLITSRGPGTSIEFALAIVEKLFGRQLSLELAKALVFARP
- the LOC106760677 gene encoding ABC transporter G family member 10, which codes for MGSPFRPISCTRKTPYRIETRNLSYKLCSQLDEYRSLCFGSSPGRGAKFILKDVNCEARPGELTAIAGPSGAGKTTLLEILAGRIPPCNKVSGHVLVNHRPMDVNWFRRTSGYVTQDDALFPSLTVRETLMYSAMLRLPGGRKVAAVRVEELMKELGLDHIADSRIGGGTDHGISGGERRRVSIGVDLVHDPAVILIDEPTSGLDSASALNVVALLRLVAFNQGKTIILTIHQPGFRILELFDGLILLADGFVMHNGSLNLLEARLKLAGHHIPDHVNVLEFALDVMESLVIHTSESGDNQFLLKDNQDHKIRMQHSKVVKVKAISYSNSPTEEIAILGQRFCCNIFRTRQLFVTRIIQAIVAGFVLGSIFFNVGNQQSHVALQTRSGFFAFSLTFLLSSTTEGLPIFLDERRTFMRETSGGAYRVCSYVLANALVFLPFLLLVGLLFSTPVYWLVGLRKDIDGFLYFSLVVWLVLLMSNSLVACFSALVPNFILGTSVIAGLMGSFFLFSGYFISEEKIPSYWIFMHYLSLFKYPFECLMINEYGGERGKTRCLEISNGKCILHGVEFLRQQGLKDSQKWSNLPVMLSFIVGYRVLNFFILWFRCYRTRK
- the LOC106762830 gene encoding multiple organellar RNA editing factor 8, chloroplastic/mitochondrial, with protein sequence MATQILSRVFPKTLTLAPFLSRSFTSPPPSSLSAISFLRRISVAANPSLCRLLLPTTPSLRALSTRATTSSLNDPNPNWSNRPPKETILLDGCDFEHWLVVMEKPEGDPTRDEIIDSYIKTLAKVVGSEEEARMKIYSVSTRHYFAFGALVSEELSYKIKELEGVRWVLPDSYLNVREKDYGGEPFINGQAVPYDPKYHEEWVRNNARANERNRRNDRPRNADRSRNFERRRENVVNRDMQGRPPMPNSGAPPSNAGGYAPPGNQGGYAPPSNQGGYAPPSNQGGYAPPSNQGGYAPPSNQGGYAPPSNQGGYPPNSAGGYAPPNAGGYAPPNAGGGYPPPPPPNMGGGYGPGGVPPNQNTGGFQPNAGWSNNAPSRDVPSRDMGGAPGGNPYTA